The Streptobacillus ratti genome contains a region encoding:
- a CDS encoding ABC transporter ATP-binding protein — translation MKNVLEIKNLNKKYFNSIVLNNLNLTLKENTIVGILGPNGSGKTTLLKIIAGLAKESSGEVLINGLKPSTKTKSMVSYLSDKNFIDNSLKVYQALNLYNDFFDFDMNKAVKLLDEMKINIKSEIASLSKGMKEKVFLILTLSRNAKIFILDEPIAGVDVITRDQILNIIIENVLENSTMLITTHLIKDIERIFDEVAFLKDGKIDEVYKVDELRENSGLTIEELYKEIFKEGDNNA, via the coding sequence AATATTTTAATAGCATAGTTCTAAATAATTTAAATTTAACATTAAAAGAAAATACTATAGTTGGAATATTAGGCCCTAATGGTAGTGGAAAAACTACTTTATTAAAAATAATTGCAGGACTAGCAAAAGAAAGTAGTGGGGAAGTATTAATAAATGGATTAAAACCATCAACTAAAACTAAAAGCATGGTTAGTTACCTATCAGATAAAAATTTCATAGATAATTCACTTAAAGTTTATCAAGCACTGAATTTATATAATGATTTTTTTGATTTTGATATGAATAAAGCAGTAAAACTTTTAGATGAGATGAAAATAAATATCAAATCAGAAATAGCATCTTTATCTAAGGGTATGAAAGAGAAAGTTTTCTTAATTTTAACTTTATCAAGAAATGCTAAAATATTTATACTAGATGAGCCTATAGCAGGTGTAGATGTTATTACAAGAGATCAAATATTAAATATTATAATAGAGAATGTATTAGAAAATTCTACAATGCTTATTACTACTCATTTAATAAAAGATATAGAAAGAATATTTGATGAAGTTGCTTTCCTAAAAGATGGAAAAATAGATGAGGTATATAAAGTAGATGAATTAAGAGAAAACAGTGGTTTAACTATAGAAGAATTATATAAAGAAATATTTAAAGAAGGTGATAATAATGCTTAA